In the Archocentrus centrarchus isolate MPI-CPG fArcCen1 unplaced genomic scaffold, fArcCen1 scaffold_86_ctg1, whole genome shotgun sequence genome, one interval contains:
- the LOC115777923 gene encoding uncharacterized protein LOC115777923 translates to MAAVTWIQMSSFLLLMLQVKAATTGNTLSSFTVRAGHNTSLSCENVIDGQQNCFSTTWMFSGSTTGAVELVVHGQIKENTEAKSDRLSVAVNCSLVIKKVTDDDVGRYTCRQFRTRGGQQEGGDTVVYLSVIHMTERENNDEVILNCSVWTHEPCRHSVQWLFEGKENMKVKAGSCSDTVTFTRSQLNQKSQFYESLKCKVTQDHTNNEQLFPFKLKSSGEKTGFLWLISLPVCLAALLIIVVIIKCKKIKGNETQLCGNTGLNFNPAETESGPGTNQDTAEADDDFSYASINFTKKMKNKARSRGDDDGDTVTYSTVKASSSSGGASAAPSDLYSTIDYTKKLKKEDVSHEGYKLFLQMLDDYLDE, encoded by the exons ATGGCTGCAGTCACATGGATTCAAATgtcttcatttctgctgctgatgCTTCAGGTTAAAG cagcaacaacaggaaacactttgtcctccttcactgtcaGAGCTGGACACAACACCAGTTTGTCCTGTGAAAATGTGATAGATGGTCAACAAAACTGCTTCAGTACTACCTGGATGTTCAGTGGTTCAACAACAGGAGCAGTAGAGCTGGTTGTTCATGGACAGATTAAAGAGAACACTGAAGCTAAATCAGACAGACTGAGTGTTGCAGTGAACTGTTCTCTGGTTATAAAGAAGGTCACAGATGATGATGTCGGTCGTTACACCTGCAGACAGTTCAGAACAAGAGGAGGACAACAAGAAGGAGGAGATACTGTCGTTTATCTGTCTGTTATTCACA TGACTGAACGTGAGAACAATGATGAAGTCATCTtgaactgctctgtgtggacacATGAACCCTGCAGACACTCAGTGCAGTGGCTGTTTGAGGGTAAAGAGAACATGAAGGTGAAAGCAGGTTCCTGCTCTGACACTGTGACATTTACAAGATCTCAACTTAATCAGAAGTCACAGTTTTATGAGTCACTGAAGTGTAAAGTGACACAAGATCACACTAACAATGAGCAGCTGTTTCCCTTCAAACTCAAGTCCTCAGGTGAGAAAACAG gttttttaTGGTTAATTAGCCTTCCTGTGTGTTTAGCAGCTCTCTTAATAATTGTTGTGATCATCAAGTGCAAGAAAATTAAAG GAAATGAAACCCAGCTGTGTGGCAACACT GGCCTGAACTTTAACCCTGCAGAGACTGAATCTGGACCAGGAACCAATCAGGACACG GCTGAAGCTGATGATGATTTTTCCTACGCCTCCATCAACTTCACCAAGAAGATGAAGAATAAAGCCCGA TCccgtggtgatgatgatggtgacacTGTGACCTACAGCACTGTGAAAGCTTCCTCCTCTTCAGGTGGAGCTTCTGCTGCTCCCAGTGACCTCTATTCCACCATCGACTACACAAAGAAGTTAAAGAAGGAGGACGTTTCTCATGAAGGCTATAAGCTGTTTCTGCAGATGCTGGATGATTATTTGGATGAATAA